The nucleotide window ATTTTACACCAATggtatttgtatttaattctatttagaGTTTTAGTGACTCCTTTATGGCCACCTATCGCGGAGCAATGATTTTCTTTGATGATGTCCGCGCGGTCTTGTTCCGAAAGAATCTTTATCTCGTTAGAACAAATTATGATTTTGACCGGAGAGTCTCTAAATTCTCGCGCCAGGAGGGTGCGAACTGTATTCCGGGTGATGTCGATAACTGGACCTCTAGCCAGTGATACTGTCTTGAGCTGGAGCTCGTTGACTACATCACGAAGTGAGCCTATCACTTCTTTTAATCTCTAACTGTAAAGTGGCAGAGACGCGTTCTTCAATTATGAGtgcgattaaatttttcttccccAAATTAATGACCTTTGCGCGACCCACCATAGTTCCTTCTATCCGCGGTAATTGATTTGATTCCCGTAGGATGCGCGCTCCGATATCGCACGGTTCGCCATTTAGCGTTGTAAAAATCACGATATTATCGTTACGAGTCTGTAGATTGTCGCGTACGTCAATTATTTGAGCTTCGTTTGGAAGTGGCAGTTCGTTTGCAGGGTCTGAGAGGGGTTCGTCTGATTCGGAGTCACTTTCGCTGTCGGATAGTGATTCTATGTCTGAGGGAAGATCAAATTTTACGACTTTTTGAGGGCGCGATTTCTCGGTCGCATTTGGCTCAAGTGGGTGCGTCAGGTCAGTGTTTAAGTTTTGTGACGGTTTTATTGCAGCCGGCTGTCGGTTTTTAATGCGTTCGGACCGACGAAGCGGTGTTGTGTTTCGTTTATCTCGGGATAAGGGGAAGATTCCGTGGGAAACAGGGTTTCTAGATAGAGCGTCTGCGTTTGCATTTGCTTTTCCAGCTTTGTATACAACTTCGTAATCATACTCGTCTAATTTTAAACGCCATCGAACGAGTCGTGATGTGGGATCCTTTACTGAATGTAACCAAACGAGAGGTTTATTGTCGGTGACAAGGGTAAACTTTCGCCCGTAGAGATATGGTCTGAAGTAATTGACACAATAAACGATAGCCAAAAGTTCTTTTTCTATTGTAGAATAATTACTTTCGGCGGTGTTCAATAGACGTGATGTGTAAGCGATCGGTAAATCTTTCCCTATAGTGCCTTGACTCAGTACGCCGCCAATAGCGTAACCCGAAGCGTCGGTTGTCACAACAAAAGGTTGCGTGAAATCCGGATACTGTAGTATCGGTTTCGAACATAATGCTTGACGTAATTGCGTGAAGGCCTCCTCCTGCGCTCCTGACCAAACAAAtgctttatctttctttaatagGGTTGTCAACGGCTTTGCGGCCTTTGAAAAATCCGGTATGAACCGGCGATAATATCCCGCGAGCCCTAAGAATTGTTTGATGTTTTTAGCGCTTGTAGGGCGGGGGAATTTCTCTACGGCCTGGACCTTTTGTGGGTCAGGTTTTACTCCGTCCGCGCTTATTACATGACCTAAGTATACGACTTCCTTTTTCAGAAACTCGCACTTGTCTGGTTGGAGTTTCAGATTTGCTTTCCTGAGTCTGTCGGCTAACTTGCTAAACTTAATAATATGCTCACGCAATGAGCTGGCATATAAAACTATATCGTCGAGGTATACAAATAACTCCGTGCCTTGTAGGCCCGATAACACCTGATCCATGAGGCGTTGAAACGTCGCAGTGGCGTTTTTCAGCCCGAACGGCATGCGATTAAACTGATAGTGCCCGTAAGGCGTGGAGAAAGCCGTCTTCTGCGCGTCTGCTTCATGCATTGGTATTTGATGAAAACCTGACACTAAATCGAATACGCTGAGTTATTTCGCGCTGCCTAACTGGTCTAAAATTTCCGTGATGTTCGGCAGGGGGTATGCGTCACCGACCGTTTTTTCGTTTAGAGCGCGGTAGTCTATTACCATGCGCCATCTTTTATTTCCTTGAGAGTCGGCCTTTTTCGGCACAACCCACAAAGGAGAGTTGTAAGGCGAATCGGAGGGGGAAATAACTCCGTTCTCTAGGAGGGTTTGAACTTGTGTGTTTATCTCCTCCTTATGGATGGGGGGAAAGCGATATTGCTTCGTATGGATTGGAATTTCGTCGGAGGTGGTGATTTTATGAGATGTTACGCTCGTACAACCGAGCTTGTCTTCCGGGAGTTGGAATAGGTCGCTATGCTTCTCTATAATTTCATTCACGTGTTCCGATTCTTCATGATTTAGATGCTCGAGtcgaagtaattttttaattttttcaatacggTCGCCGTCGGAGGCGTCTACCGTTGATATAGAAGCTACACGATGCCCTGGGGCAGgattatttttactttgattGGATTTAGAATACTTCCCGCGCCGCTAACGGGGGGATTTCGAGAACTAGAATTGATTTGATTTAGAATGTTTTTCGTGCCACTAATGGAGTTTTGAGAACTAGAAACGAACGATTCTGGAACCTTTCCCGCGCTGCTAACGGGGGGATTTCGAGAACTAGAATCGACTTGACTTATGACATTTCCCGCGCCGCTAACGGGGGGACTTTGAGAGATAAAGTCAAGTTCTTGTAATTCGATTGTAGGCACAATTAATTCGCGATCTGTATCGCTCGAATTCACTACTTGGATGTAAGCTTTTCCGTCTCTATTTGTAACGACGGCGTCACCGAGATATACGCCCTCACAGACGCTAAGTCGCGGTACGTATCCGACTGCTACCTCTGGGTTTTTTATCCTAAGATAAAAGGTAGCTCTCGATCGGCTCGGTATAACAACCGTTTCACGATGAGCGAAAGGAATCTCGGTTCCTCGCCATTGGACGACTCGTTTAACAAAATCTATACTCGCGGAGTCACGGAGGAAATCCGATCTTAGGATACCTTCTTGTACGATCGGGAAATTATTTGGAACTACGTGAATGTACACGGAGTAACCcatgaaatttatataagtgGACCCGAGTGTTTCTACCTGCCCGCCGGTTATGCCGCTAAGGCGTAACGTGTCACTCCGACACACGGGTGTCTCGGGATGAATGCTTCTTTCTTTTACGAGATTTGGTGCGGCCCCGGTGTCGACCATGAAATTTGTCTCTTGTAGTAGGCCGACCGCTTTCACAGCGATGGTGGGGCCATGAGAAAAGTCTGAGGGATTTAGGACTGCGACTCGGGCGTTTCGACCGCTGTCGCTTCGATAGGATTGACTGGACGCGAGCGAGAGTGGGGAGGCCCGTCTCGAGGAGCGTCCGCCCGCCTCGAGGGGCTGTTCTCGTTTCCCTGCCTCGCCTGAGAGTTATTATACTCTTGTTTTCGGCATTCTTCGATTTCGTGCCCGGAGTATTTACAATATCGACACCATTTTCCGGGCGAACTGTTGTAATTTCTAGAGGCGTTATTGTCGCCGGCTGCTCGAgcttttgtacatcaaaaattttttatttcgataaaattttcttattttgtaccgtttcctttttaatcttttaaataaaatattatatattccattgaaacttattaaaattaaatacaaacacttgggttaaaattgaaagatttttcaatggaaatacaaaaatagtacactttgattgtttaaaagatttttttggaaaaatgcgtttagttgaattaaattacataatatttaaggaaatactacttgggttagaataaaatttatcaataataattaaatatgctatcacttgaatttttaaaatacaaagatttttcaatgacaatacagagatagtaccacgtgggatttatataaaagttgaagatactaccagttgggttagaatagaagtttttcaaagaaaatacaaatactactactttaattttgtagaaaaagtatattctctttataataagcgcactttaaaagatttcacacatttttttttaataaacgtatatcatttttattagattacacaatttcaatataagttgcgcgcaacacacataggcgctttttttacctttttttttgaaaaggtaatatatatatatatacacgtttaaattatgtatctgaccttgctttggaattatgagtattatgcatacgagcatccgccgtatcgtttttatataattcacatgacatgtactcttccatagctttcatgaaaaacggattaTTCTCACGTGCATTGAGTTTTTTTCAGTTTCGTATCGTTCTTAACCATTTCTTgctttttccatttccatttcaGTATACGTTAAATCAGAATATGCATCACCTACAGCCGTAATAGAAGTAATTTTATACCTGtctaaatctaattatttttttaatgaagtattttttattgaaaattaacgaatataagtaaatatatatttaaagtagtagagaaagatattttgatcgtttctgtatcaatacaaattgaacaaaaatgccttctacggttgcagctaggtcttcatgcttttattgtttatgtgattttatacactttcctcaagtttaatgaactgcgcgccaaaataattttcagtcataacctTGAATTACGAATGATGCAGAACGCCTAGGCCATAGCAACACAATCACCCGACATTTTTGCCTATCATTTTATGAGAGGGCCTAGGTACATGGCTTTCTTAACCGGAGAGGTAATTctcataataaaatgtgtaccgGTCAAAGTAAAATTGGCACAGACTCAAAATTGCTATGAGCAACTACCTGTATTAAGAGGAAATCAATCATTATTTCTGACTCCCCAAACCCATATATTATTGAGACAAGGCACTCAAATTAACTGCAACACCTTTGCTCCGCCTATGTATCTCTTGGGGGATGCTTGGTATAAAATTACTCCGAAACCAGTAGAAACATTACCTCCGATAATCATGAAATCGACACTACCTTTTTGACCCGCGGTTCACTGAAGATCAGAGTCATTAAGGTGGAATCACCAACCCTATTCTGGGTGCATATAGACCACGCCCGAGAAGACCTAGAGGAGTTACTGGAGAATCTTACTTGCAGAATGTCTAGAAGAGCTAGATTCCTGCGCTTCATCGGACccgtttttttttgcgaacaaGTAGCAATCCAAGAAAGAGGAGGATGGCAGAGGGAGGGTGGTGACCCACTTCCTGGCGGAGAACACTGTATTGGTCGCCTTGCGCGACTGGGGCCGTGTGATCCGACGGTCTATCTTTGACTTACATCAATTAGAGGATCGCTTCCATGAAAGGAACTGGGAAGCCATCCTTGCTCACATCAAGCCAGAAGGTGCCAAAGCAAGATGACCCGAAAGGTCCGAGAGCTCACCCGTTTGCTGCTGGAAAAACGAGAAGGGTGGATGCGGATCATCCGGCCCGTGAGAAATAACCATCAGCAACCAtctcatttgaattaaaatgcgGGAGCAACGAAGAGATAAACAATCTTCAAGAACTGCTCATCCGCATGGGATGCGCTCAACGAACTAAGGAAGTAACAAACTGTGCGATGCCTAGTATAAATCACCAAGTAGCACATTAGCataattataagttaataaaataagaaaaggaaaaaatgaaatataaaaaagggaGAACGACCTCAAACTAATCCTAGATagatatttcatgaaataattctgttgaaataaatagataaagcaACGGAAATACTTCTAAGATAAGCTTGGGATCAAAGAAAtagatacaattaataaaagaaaacaaaatcagataataacaaaattttttatagaggaaGAAAATAAGTCAACTTAATCATATGAACTTAAGATAAaccttaaggcgatgctggacaacatatatatatgtgcttATTTTCATTCCGGCttttctcttaattggctttattgatctcaaaatccttttacacgattaaagtagtgacaaaaatatttgccgGAAACTatgatttaatacaaaaaacaaaagttgattaaaaaattatagtttaattatcggcatctgcagccgactcgtgacaacatgtgccccatataaaagttttagacttggtatatataaaataagtagtttaCGGCGAGTAGaataaatgaaagaacaatACGACGCTTGCAGAATGATCCTAAAAGTTCTAGTATAAGAGAAAGGcctgaataaaatttgtttatgtaatttgcaagCGGAATTGATGCGAAGAGCAAAAGTTTAGTTGCTCGATATTCCGACGGCGGCGTTGTAATCGAATTTGCAGCGAAGCGTATCGCTGGATCATTACAACGATCTAATTTATCGACCTTACTCAGGCTCGTAAAACTTTTTAAGTgctctgagaaaaatttttgcatctagCGTAACAATGTCGTTGAtcgtaaaatcataataaaaatatataacggctATAAAGTCTGTATCAGATTACGCATTAGAGATAGAGAATTGCGagttgaaaattagaatccaaccagtcaaaacaaaacgcaaaattcaaattatctgaCTGGTCAAATTCTAACATTTAACTTGCAATTCTCAATAATTTGATGcaaactttaaattctttttaagagaaatattcaaattgatattcacttagattataaaatgtatcataataaaagcaatcacattttataatctatgtgaatgctttgaaatttgtttatacacacgcacgcacgcacgcacgcacgcacgcacacacacacacacatgtatgtatatataaatgcttgaaatcatgttttgttgccagaaaaaaacgttgaaaatataatactaaaagaaaataatactataagaaaatataatactataagaaaataaatcgttcttttgtagatagactttcgaaaaaatgttattttggtatacttttatgaattatacgttattatacaaattaggaatacaatattaggaaatttaaaaatgctcttctactatcaattcaattaaaatttctcaagaacacaaaaaatagatttgccataaaaatttacaatgagtgttttaaaaacattaacaaaagtttaataatttttacatatgtttttacatatattttgtgtccaattttaagttaattttattgtagaagagcatttttgaatttctggttttcttttaatacattttaccaaaaaaaattttttgacccgaggaatcgaacctggaaccttcagcataGTAGTCAAGAATCATGACCGTCCAACCACAAAGGTCAATTTACGATTCTTCTTCCGTAATGGTACTACAGctgctaaaagtatttgatctttttctcaaaaatgcttgaacaacgggttctatcgcagtaaatgtatgaatgaatattacaatcatatcaaattttataaaatcaatgactGGAAACCGAGTTCCTCTCGTTAAcacaatactgaaaaattttcgtcgcatggtcggCAAATCGAGATCGGAAATTACGTATCTACAGCTGTAACGAGAGAAAAGCAGACAGCTCGAAACGTTAGAGGatagttagagagagaaagggaacgcTTGAGAGAGAAGAAAACAGAAGAGTCTTCTCCGACTCAACGGCGCGCCGTTGCTTGTACAGATCACGTCGTATGCTTTCTCTCTTAATCCAGCGTCAAGTGAGAAAGATGCGTGGGGAGCTCTtctgtctccttctttctcaagcggtttctctccttctcgactatcctcttctgtctcgagtgttctcgctttctctgcagtgttgccggcttgtcctGTAATgaggacaagccggcaacactgcataGCTTAgtgaaacgatttcagattttcgtcTTGCGGAACCGagttgcgacgcgcgcgcgcgcgcgcgacgtattACTATTCTATGTTTctcacttatatacatatatatatatatatatatatatatatatttatatatgtatatatatacagggtgtttcagaccacacgtacaccccttttctcttcgcaggattaggaccaatcaaaaatatgttcagacgaaagttgtagggtttcaaaagatctattcaatgatcttatcagtttgaccttggacggcgtcgccaaggtcagatcgaaatcacattaagttttttaaatggaacaccctatttttgattccagaatctaatagctggtgtcaagacctttccaaaacactataagaatgtttattttcgttgactactttccgagttgtgcggcttgaaagttacactaccgccagcatcagcattactcaagatgcaccatgtggtggttacttagtcggatttaatcttgtgtgtgggtgtgtgcatacgtgcatgcgtatgtgtatgggggaggaaaaggggagtcaaagttttatgtactctgcttttgtttattaactggattgattatgtttgatgatcaatcatgtccagattgactgtatgcattttcccgtgcttagcattatccagaatgaacgacgtggacgtgacgagaatttcatcccattgggatgcttgattcacgtgagtccccttgcctctcacgtttgtggtgcttgattcacgtgagtccccttgcctctcacgtttggggtgcttgattcacgtgagtccccttgcctctcacgtttggggtgcttgattcacgtaagtccccttgcctctcacgtttggggtgcttgattcac belongs to Solenopsis invicta isolate M01_SB unplaced genomic scaffold, UNIL_Sinv_3.0 scaffold_362, whole genome shotgun sequence and includes:
- the LOC120359911 gene encoding uncharacterized protein LOC120359911, which encodes MHEADAQKTAFSTPYGHYQFNRMPFGLKNATATFQRLMDQVLSGLQGTELFVYLDDIVLYASSLREHIIKFSKLADRLRKANLKLQPDKCEFLKKEVVYLGHVISADGVKPDPQKVQAVEKFPRPTSAKNIKQFLGLAGYYRRFIPDFSKAAKPLTTLLKKDKAFVWSGAQEEAFTQLRQALCSKPILQYPDFTQPFVVTTDASGYAIGGVLSQGTIGKDLPIAYTSRLLNTAESNYSTIEKELLAIVYCVNYFRPYLYGRKFTLVTDNKPLVWLHSVKDPTSRLVRWRLKLDEYDYEVVYKAGKANANADALSRNPVSHGIFPLSRDKRNTTPLRRSERIKNRQPAAIKPSQNLNTDLTHPLEPNATEKSRPQKVVKFDLPSDIESLSDSESDSESDEPLSDPANELPLPNEAQIIDVRDNLQTRNDNIVIFTTLNGEPCDIGARILRESNQLPRIEGTMRLKEVIGSLRDVVNELQLKTVSLARGPVIDITRNTVRTLLAREFRDSPVKIIICSNEIKILSEQDRADIIKENHCSAIGGHKGVTKTLNRIKYKYHWCKIKEDVQNFIRNCRDCQLKKLVRLKTRQPMTLTDTPNSAFEKISMDIMGPLPMTEDGYSYILTIQDLLSIYSLAIPLRRTTASDIAEAFVNEFICTFGAPKAVLTDQGRNFVSSYMKNVARKLKIKQCRTTVYRPQSNGSVERSHHVLCEYLKQFVEKDNWNEYLRLACFSYNTSVHEGTWYTPHELVFGKVAETPSSDPPLDMEKNETYSQYLSDLFNKIRDVQNIARKNLINSKLKSKHYYDRKMRPQNFNIGDFVYMLREPLKNKLSSQYTGPYKIIEVLENKNVKLEIKGDKTRTVHTDKLKLAVGNIPTPP